In the Zingiber officinale cultivar Zhangliang chromosome 5A, Zo_v1.1, whole genome shotgun sequence genome, agcaagtaaagctaggtgaaaagtcttagtgagtgaagccagacatgtgaaAATCTAGGTAGGTCAAGGTTGGTTGGACATTTGGTGTttgaaagtccaagaaggtcatggAGGATCAGACACTTTACATGAGATAgtaagttcaagtggatcaaggttgattggacacttggcatgtggaggaaagtccaagtgggtcaaaggattgaccagacatttggtgaaaaagtcctagttagcaggtcaaggttaaccagatgtTAGGTAATTAGAAGTCTCAACAGGTTACGATTGACCGGATATTGggaaagggaaccctagacttggatggaagaagttagggttggtaattgattagggtaatcaattaCTAAGATCTTAATCGATTAGGGTGATTAATTAAGGAGTTTGACGCAAGCAAATAGAAGCATGGCTAATTGATTAGGTTAGTTGATTAGGCATGCATAATCGATTAGTGTAATCAATTATGTCCTGCTTAAGATATCAGGGTGATCACTTAAGCTAGTTTTCATGAAAGACacagcactacaacaaaaaccttcatagacatcggttttccaccggtgtctatttcattttcgaccgatgtctatgaagccgatgttaaaagtctgccattttagacatcgggttaaaatcgatgtagtatcacttaacgacaccggtcttcgaatcggttattaaccggtgtagtatcacttaacgacactgtttcatcaacggtgtaaaaccgatgtaatattgtatgttaataacaccagttttggcagcggtaaatgaccgatgtaatattagttaataacaccggttttacagcggtggaaaaccgatgtaatatgtatttttttaacggcacaatttgatttccgaaacaatgaaaaaccgacaataacaaaaaaaaaatacacaaatattcataaattatacaaatattcttcattcaataatatccataaaatacacaaatattcacaaattatataaataatcttcttacaacaatatccataaaatacccaaacattctttttacatcaaaagctagctaatagatatcaaaatcaaggtagaacattcttttaacacatcaaggtagaaccgcacttcaaatgtaatctagcatgcattcagcccactcgaaccgcacttcatcaatttcaactctggagtacttgagatttgtaaactgtaaaaacacataaatccaccatatgtcaaataactaaaacaaatgtgtacatgtatcaaataaaatagaatactgagtttttaaaggctgcagtggaagataacgaatataacatagaatctaaaacttttatatatgacacttagtatatgctgcttagaatataacatagataatttgctccttctaattcaagtgtacagattgataagaaccgacaacatcatacaacaacttactaggcatgataatggttgaacaaagaaatatgactacacaacaaatccagtgaaggaagcatagaagaacaaagctacctctgatgaagagatatactatttattgtactacctctgatgccatcttggtatcctgaatatcctcCAAGCAGAGATAATCCTCCAGAACTGATGCTTCTTCCCATGTTACCACTGCCAACAATGTTGCCTACAGAGCTTGTAAGTCTTGGCCCTACATTACCCAATACCGGAGAAACTCCCAAACCAGGAACAGAACTACGATTCCCAGAAGCTGAACTTGAGGAAATACCAGTTATTGACCCAGTGACTTCATTAATATTACTACTACTAAAAGCATGATTTCCAACAACATTAATACCCCCTCTATTTGTGACACCAGAGCCATGAGGCATCTGCATGAAAAAAAATCCAGAATCAATACTATAAAACACATTCAAAGGACCATATGATGCAGTGAAGTAATGTGGAAATAAACTCATGCCAGACCTAAGATAATGCAACCAAAAGATTGTTTGATGAGAACCGTCCACTAGGAATGCTTCCTCCTGGTTGCTGAACACCACCTGATGGTACAACACCCATTGCGGCCTCTCTGGATGCAAGCGAACCAGGCACATTTGGCAGGTTGAAGCTTCCATGAATATTATGCAATCCTTGAAGACCACCTATTTTTTTACAAACCGTAATCAAAATTCCACATACAAGCAAAAT is a window encoding:
- the LOC121983007 gene encoding uncharacterized protein LOC121983007, producing the protein MVQHLILRTPQADPIPHCFLASLRQCLGSILLVVFKDCIIFMEASTCQMCLVRLHPERPQWVLYHQVVFSNQEEAFLVDGSHQTIFWLHYLRCLMALVSQIEGVLMLLEIMLLVVVILMKSLGQ